Proteins encoded within one genomic window of Cucumis sativus cultivar 9930 chromosome 3, Cucumber_9930_V3, whole genome shotgun sequence:
- the LOC101203257 gene encoding dihydrolipoyllysine-residue acetyltransferase component 2 of pyruvate dehydrogenase complex, mitochondrial isoform X2, with translation MAYASQIINHSKKLRSTPKLLRQASVVRWFSEDAQSSIAKDNEIWKIQGCGYKASGKGGIKNLANFNNRSQFLQCQRGVSMMTTSIGNPFSGSQINPARGFSSDSGLPPHQEVGMPSLSPTMTEGNIARWLKKEGDKISPGEVLCEVETDKATVEMECMEEGYLAKIICGDGAKEIKVGEVIAITVEDEEDIAKFKDYKPASSNTGAASAAESPASSPPKKEVVEEPVRSPEPKTVKQSPPPPAGERIFASPLARKLAEENNVPISSIKGTGPDGSIVKADIEDYLASRGKESTAPKAKDAAGAPLDYSDLPHTQIRKITASRLLFSKQTIPHYYLTVDTCVDKLMDLRNQLNALQEASGGKRISVNDLVIKAAALALKKVPQCNSSWTDNYIRQYHNVNINVAVQTDNGLFVPVIRDADKKGLSAISDEVKKLAQKARDNTLKPEDYEGGTFTVSNLGGPFGIKQFCAIINPPQSGILAVGSAEKRVIPGSGAQEFKFASFMSVTLSCDHRVIDGAIGADWLKAFKGFIENPESMLL, from the exons ATGGCTTACGCATCGCAAATTATCAACCATTCTAAAAAG TTAAGAAGCACTCCAAAGTTACTTCGGCAAGCTAGTGTGGTTCGTTGGTTTTCAGAGGATGCACAGTCCTCTATTGCTAAAGACAATG AAATCTGGAAGATCCAGGGTTGTGGTTACAAGGCTTCTGGAAAAGGGGGAATCAAGAACCTTGCCAATTTTAACAAC AGATCGCAATTTCTACAATGTCAAAGAGGTGTTTCAATGATGACAACAAGTATTGGGAATCCTTTTTCTGG TTCACAAATTAATCCGGCAAGAGGTTTCTCCTCTGATTCAG GTCTTCCCCCACATCAAGAGGTTGGAATGCCTTCACTATCCCCTACAATGACTGAG GGCAATATTGCAAGGTGGTTGAAAAAAGAGGGTGATAAAATTTCTCCTGGGGAAGTGCTTTGTGAAGTTGAAACA GATAAAGCAACAGTAGAAATGGAATGCATGGAGGAAGGTTATCTTGCTAAGATAATTTGTGGAGATGGAGCAAAGGAAATTAAAGTTGGTGAG gTAATTGCCATTACCgttgaagatgaagaggaTATAGCAAAGTTTAAAGATTATAAACCCGCTTCATCAAATACTGGTGCTGCATCTGCTGCTGAGTCCCCTGCCTCTAGCCCACCAAAGAAAGAAGTAGTTGAGGAACCTGTTCGTTCACCTGAGCCAAAGACTGTTAAGCAGAGTCCTCCTCCTCCAGCTGGAGAACGTATCTTTGCTAGTCCTCTGGCAAGAAAATTAGCAGAAGAAAACAAT GTGCCCATTTCAAGTATCAAAGGAACAGGTCCTGATGGGAGCATTGTGAAGGCTGATATAGAAGATTACTTGG CATCACGTGGGAAGGAATCAACAGCTCCCAAAGCCAAGGATGCAGCAGGTGCACCACTGGATTACAGTGACTTGCCACATACTCAAATAAGAAAG ATTACAGCATCACGATTACTATTCTCAAAGCAAACCATTcctcattattatttaactgtAGATACATGCGTTGACAAGCTCATGGA TTTGAGAAACCAGCTAAATGCACTACAAGAAGCATCTGGTGGAAAGAGGATATCTGTCAATGACCTTGTTATTAAg GCTGCTGCCTTGGCTCTTAAGAAAGTCCCTCAATGCAACAGTTCATGGACGGACAATTATATTAGACA GTATCACAATGTGAACATTAATGTTGCAGTGCAGACTGACAACGGACTCTTTGTTCCGGTCATCAGG GATGCAGACAAAAAAGGTTTGTCTGCTATTTCAGACGAGGTCAAGAAACTAGCTCAGAAAGCAAGAGATAACACCCTAAAACCAGAAGATTATGAG GGAGGCACTTTTACTGTGTCTAATTTGGGAGGTCCATTTGGAATCAAACAATTTTGTGCCATAATCAACCCTCCACAATCGGGCATTCTTGCTGTTGGATCTG CTGAGAAGAGGGTCATACCAGGATCGGGCGCTCAAGAATTCAAGTTTGCTTCCTTCATGTCTGTTACACTAAGCTGCGATCACCGTGTTATCGATG GGGCAATTGGTGCGGATTGGCTCAAAGCATTCAAGGGATTCATCGAGAATCCTGAATCAATGTTGCtataa
- the LOC101203257 gene encoding dihydrolipoyllysine-residue acetyltransferase component 2 of pyruvate dehydrogenase complex, mitochondrial isoform X1, translating to MLDLSFSWREVPFTCFCGLELLLMLIGFRLRSTPKLLRQASVVRWFSEDAQSSIAKDNEIWKIQGCGYKASGKGGIKNLANFNNRSQFLQCQRGVSMMTTSIGNPFSGSQINPARGFSSDSGLPPHQEVGMPSLSPTMTEGNIARWLKKEGDKISPGEVLCEVETDKATVEMECMEEGYLAKIICGDGAKEIKVGEVIAITVEDEEDIAKFKDYKPASSNTGAASAAESPASSPPKKEVVEEPVRSPEPKTVKQSPPPPAGERIFASPLARKLAEENNVPISSIKGTGPDGSIVKADIEDYLASRGKESTAPKAKDAAGAPLDYSDLPHTQIRKITASRLLFSKQTIPHYYLTVDTCVDKLMDLRNQLNALQEASGGKRISVNDLVIKAAALALKKVPQCNSSWTDNYIRQYHNVNINVAVQTDNGLFVPVIRDADKKGLSAISDEVKKLAQKARDNTLKPEDYEGGTFTVSNLGGPFGIKQFCAIINPPQSGILAVGSAEKRVIPGSGAQEFKFASFMSVTLSCDHRVIDGAIGADWLKAFKGFIENPESMLL from the exons ATGCTGGATCTCAGTTTTAGCTGGAGGGAGGTTCCTTTTACCTGTTTTTGTGGATTGGAACTGTTGCTCATGCTCATTGGCTTCCGC TTAAGAAGCACTCCAAAGTTACTTCGGCAAGCTAGTGTGGTTCGTTGGTTTTCAGAGGATGCACAGTCCTCTATTGCTAAAGACAATG AAATCTGGAAGATCCAGGGTTGTGGTTACAAGGCTTCTGGAAAAGGGGGAATCAAGAACCTTGCCAATTTTAACAAC AGATCGCAATTTCTACAATGTCAAAGAGGTGTTTCAATGATGACAACAAGTATTGGGAATCCTTTTTCTGG TTCACAAATTAATCCGGCAAGAGGTTTCTCCTCTGATTCAG GTCTTCCCCCACATCAAGAGGTTGGAATGCCTTCACTATCCCCTACAATGACTGAG GGCAATATTGCAAGGTGGTTGAAAAAAGAGGGTGATAAAATTTCTCCTGGGGAAGTGCTTTGTGAAGTTGAAACA GATAAAGCAACAGTAGAAATGGAATGCATGGAGGAAGGTTATCTTGCTAAGATAATTTGTGGAGATGGAGCAAAGGAAATTAAAGTTGGTGAG gTAATTGCCATTACCgttgaagatgaagaggaTATAGCAAAGTTTAAAGATTATAAACCCGCTTCATCAAATACTGGTGCTGCATCTGCTGCTGAGTCCCCTGCCTCTAGCCCACCAAAGAAAGAAGTAGTTGAGGAACCTGTTCGTTCACCTGAGCCAAAGACTGTTAAGCAGAGTCCTCCTCCTCCAGCTGGAGAACGTATCTTTGCTAGTCCTCTGGCAAGAAAATTAGCAGAAGAAAACAAT GTGCCCATTTCAAGTATCAAAGGAACAGGTCCTGATGGGAGCATTGTGAAGGCTGATATAGAAGATTACTTGG CATCACGTGGGAAGGAATCAACAGCTCCCAAAGCCAAGGATGCAGCAGGTGCACCACTGGATTACAGTGACTTGCCACATACTCAAATAAGAAAG ATTACAGCATCACGATTACTATTCTCAAAGCAAACCATTcctcattattatttaactgtAGATACATGCGTTGACAAGCTCATGGA TTTGAGAAACCAGCTAAATGCACTACAAGAAGCATCTGGTGGAAAGAGGATATCTGTCAATGACCTTGTTATTAAg GCTGCTGCCTTGGCTCTTAAGAAAGTCCCTCAATGCAACAGTTCATGGACGGACAATTATATTAGACA GTATCACAATGTGAACATTAATGTTGCAGTGCAGACTGACAACGGACTCTTTGTTCCGGTCATCAGG GATGCAGACAAAAAAGGTTTGTCTGCTATTTCAGACGAGGTCAAGAAACTAGCTCAGAAAGCAAGAGATAACACCCTAAAACCAGAAGATTATGAG GGAGGCACTTTTACTGTGTCTAATTTGGGAGGTCCATTTGGAATCAAACAATTTTGTGCCATAATCAACCCTCCACAATCGGGCATTCTTGCTGTTGGATCTG CTGAGAAGAGGGTCATACCAGGATCGGGCGCTCAAGAATTCAAGTTTGCTTCCTTCATGTCTGTTACACTAAGCTGCGATCACCGTGTTATCGATG GGGCAATTGGTGCGGATTGGCTCAAAGCATTCAAGGGATTCATCGAGAATCCTGAATCAATGTTGCtataa
- the PP2C2 gene encoding protein phosphatase 2C 16 yields the protein MMEEMSPAVSLTLSLGNPKSDSSVNPGHVEFTRLKLVTDTVNLFSASSPESGSIGNVSCHDFDGLVDSVTVSQPTDGGQGIDSFWGLLPKSGTNLTVDKKDASLATLDDPDEMIEDGLFAIDGGTSINVQEVVKIGDVSNGHIVAKAIILVESGKIPTSELIVATVSPDLEVSASSELNVPAVVFQSKGAESVHKVIRNVFERDCIPLWGSVSICGRRPEMEDAIATVPCFAKIPIKMLVGNSLMNGMGQSLTHLNSHFFGVYDGHGGPQVADYCQERIHLALAEEIKGFKQNLENGNNGENWQQDWERTFNNCFLRVDDEIEGKVGRSVSGSSGDVSHTSFEPVAPETVGSTAVVALVCSSHIIVANCGDSRAVLCRGKEPMALSVDHKPNREDEYARIESSGGKVIQWNGHRVFGVLAMSRSIGDRYLKPWIIPDPEVMFIPRAKEDECLILASDGLWDVMTNEEVCDVARRRILLWHKKHGASSLADRGTGVDPAAQAAADYLSMLALQKGSKDNISVIVVDLKAQRKFKTKS from the exons ATGATGGAAGAGATGTCCCCTGCTGTTTCTTTGACCCTTAGTTTGGGTAATCCAAAGTCTGATAGCTCAGTAAATCCTGGCCATGTCGAATTTACACGGCTAAAGTTAGTGACAGACACGGTAAATTTATTCTCTGCATCGTCCCCTGAGTCTGGTTCTATTGGTAATGTTAGTTGCCATGATTTTGATGGTTTAGTTGACAGTGTAACTGTGTCGCAACCGACTGATGGTGGTCAAGGTATAGACAGTTTTTGGGGGTTGCTGCCGAAGAGTGGCACGAATTTGACTGTAGATAAGAAAGATGCATCCTTGGCTACCCTGGATGACCCTGATGAAATGATAGAGGATGGATTGTTTGCTATTGATGGCGGTACAAGTATCAACGTGCAAGAAGTTGTCAAAATCGGCGATGTTAGTAATGGTCATATTGTTGCTAAGGCGATCATCCTGGTCGAATCAGGGAAGATCCCTACTAGTGAACTTATTGTGGCGACAGTAAGCCCAGATTTAGAAGTATCTGCATCGTCGGAGCTGAACGTTCCTGCAGTAGTTTTCCAATCGAAAGGGGCAGAAAGTGTTCATAAAGTCATTCGTAATGTCTTTGAACGCGATTGTATTCCTCTTTGGGGGTCCGTATCGATTTGTGGTAGAAGACCAGAAATGGAAGATGCAATTGCTACTGTTCCTTGTTTTGCAAAAATTCCTATCAAAATGCTTGTAGGGAATAGTTTGATGAATGGAATGGGTCAAAGTTTAACACATCTCAACAGCCACTTTTTTGGTGTTTATGATGGACATGGGGGCCCTCAG GTTGCTGATTATTGTCAAGAACGCATACACTTGGCACTAGCTGAAGAGATAAAAGGATTTAAACAGAATCTAGAAAATGGAAACAATGGAGAAAACTGGCAGCAGGATTGGGAGAGAACCTTCAACAATTGCTTTCTTAGGGTTGATGATGAAATAGAAGGAAAAGTTGGTAGATCAGTCAGTGGAAGCAGTGGAGATGTTTCCCATACAAGCTTCGAACCTGTTGCCCCGGAAACTGTTGGCTCTACGGCTGTTGTTGCCTTGGTCTGTTCGTCGCACATCATAGTTGCAAACTGTGGTGATTCAAGAGCAGTTCTATGCCGTGGTAAAGAACCCATGGCTCTATCGGTCGATCATAAA CCAAATCGCGAAGATGAATATGCTAGGATTGAATCATCTGGAGGCAAGGTCATCCAGTGGAACGGACATCGTGTGTTTGGAGTTCTTGCAATGTCAAGATCCATTG GTGATAGATATTTGAAGCCATGGATTATTCCCGATCCAGAAGTCATGTTCATCCCTCGTGCCAAAGAAGATGAATGTCTTATTTTAGCCAGCGATGGACTGTGGGATGTGATGACAAATGAGGAAGTCTGTGACGTAGCTCGAAGGCGGATTCTTCTTTGGCACAAGAAACACGGGGCTTCATCTCTTGCTGATCGGGGTACAGGAGTTGACCCAGCTGCACAAGCTGCAGCAGATTACCTCTCAATGCTTGCTCTCCAAAAGGGAAGCAAAGACAACATCTCTGTGATTGTAGTGGACTTGAAAGCTCAAAGGAAGTTCAAGACCAAATCTTGA
- the LOC116402491 gene encoding uncharacterized protein LOC116402491, with translation MDVPPPTRPEPTPDRRYLRRTTPFQSFIISLCFIFFVLVSPFHSFSFHFFKSQSPWKSLDFLSLALVLFAIACGLLSKNNGENTIHEEIYRPTFTADDSEHTHKSNPSTPNQWNGYSDRTDQILLHHPPEVAGVEYWKLSYGTNYMTNYHSLSSDSLQHCQNLKDLDDGFVSNRAFRATFPVYNEETSSSFSPLHQFSVPSLMTEPPQPSSPPVKIPPTGAIVEAEVERINEGDGDFEPELPGLDFQALEGEINENEKQREEQSKETKRNKKNKKKKMKKWQKGVENFKEFLTPQHRYNNRPSSPPPVAVHHYQTSSIIGETKQDLPASPESAAHKLIAVSVRFQNSTGEQPPSTGEELQIVTKGESTRTENAERKSTKFCESPDVNSKADNFIERFREGLKLERMNSIKEKQRKTRTSILGRKGP, from the coding sequence ATGGACGTACCGCCGCCAACCCGGCCGGAACCAACTCCCGACCGCCGCTACCTCCGCCGTACTACACCATTTCAATCATTCATCATTTCTCTCtgtttcatcttctttgtcTTAGTTTCTCCATTTCACAGTTTCAGTTTCCATTTCTTTAAGTCTCAATCTCCATGGAAAAGTTTGGACTTCCTCAGTCTTGCTTTGGTCCTCTTCGCCATCGCCTGTGGGCTTCTCAGCAAAAACAATGGCGAAAACACAATTCATGAAGAAATTTACAGACCTACTTTTACTGCAGATGATTCAGAACATACCCACAAGTCAAATCCTTCAACCCCAAATCAATGGAATGGTTATTCAGATCGGACGGACCAGATTCTTCTCCATCATCCACCGGAGGTCGCCGGAGTTGAATACTGGAAGCTTTCCTATGGCACTAATTATATGACCAATTATCATTCTCTAAGTTCAGATTCTCTTCAGCATtgtcaaaatttgaaggattTGGATGATGGGTTTGTTTCCAACAGAGCTTTTAGAGCTACATTTCCTGTATATAATGAAGAAACTTCCTCTTCGTTTTCGCCTCTGCATCAATTCTCTGTTCCGTCATTAATGACAGAACCACCTCAGCCTTCTTCGCCGCCGGTGAAAATTCCACCAACAGGTGCAATTGTTGAAGCAGAAGTAGAGAGAATCAATGAAGGGGATGGAGATTTTGAACCAGAATTGCCCGGACTGGATTTTCAGGCGTTGGAGGGTGAAATAAACGAGAACGAGAAACAGAGAGAAGAACAGAGTAAAGAAACAAAGAGGaacaagaagaacaagaagaagaagatgaagaaatggcAAAAGGGAGTTGAGAATTTCAAAGAATTTCTTACTCCACAGCATCGGTACAACAATCGACCTTCATCTCCGCCGCCAGTGGCGGTTCATCACTATCAAACTTCGAGCATAATCGGCGAAACGAAACAAGATTTGCCAGCTTCACCAGAATCTGCGGCGCACAAACTCATTGCTGTGAGTGTGAGATTCCAAAATAGCACCGGTGAGCAACCGCCGTCGACGGGGGAGGAATTGCAGATTGTAACAAAAGGGGAATCGACAAGAACGGAAAATGCAGAGAGAAAGAGTACGAAATTTTGTGAGAGTCCAGATGTGAACAGTAAGGCTGATAATTTCATCGAGAGATTCAGGGAGGGTTTGAAATTGGAGAGGATGAACTCGATCAAGGAGAAACAGAGGAAGACGAGGACATCCATTTTGGGCCGTAAGGGCCCATGA